The following DNA comes from Vespa crabro chromosome 25, iyVesCrab1.2, whole genome shotgun sequence.
AACACCGTGTGttgttgacattttttttactttttctttgttttttttttttttataaacaacctaaaataaaagaaaatgatatgcGTCATTGTACATCACTTCTACTCATCTGCACCGAATCTAAGCTGCCTGTTTCGTCGATCGCAATCTTACTTCCTCACAAAGCGAAGAAACTAAAAgaacttatatataatttttaaatcatataatCCATGTTACTTAATACACTTAATAGTTTtagaacaaatgaaaaatactttataataaatcaatttttatataaacaaaaataacgaataaaaaaataaaattggtaAGTCAACGATCATACCGCGTTGTAAAGCACCAGTTCTCGTCCGATCACTGAAGTTAAGCAACGTTGGGCACGGTTAGTACTTGGATGGGTGACCGCTTGGGAACACCGTGTGttgttgacattttttttactttttctttgttttttttttttttataaacaacctaaaataaaagaaaatgatatgcGTCATTATACATCACTTCTACTCATCTGCACCGAATCTAAGCTGCCTGTTTCGTCGATCGCAATCTTACTTCCTCACAAATCGAAGAAACTAAAAgaacttatatataatttttaaatcatacaatccattttatttaatgcACTTAATAGTTTTAGAACAACTGaaaaatactttataataaatcaatttttatacgcactgaaataatgaataaaaaaatagtattagCAAGTCAACGATCATACCGCGTTGTAAAGCACCAGTTCTCGTCCGATCACTGAAGTTAAGCAACGTTGGGCACGGTTAGTACTTGGATGGGTGACCGCTTGGGAACACCGTGTGttgttgacattttttttactttctctttgtttttttttttataaataacctaaaataaaagataatgatataCGTCATTGTACATCACTTCTACTCATCTGCACCTAATCTAAGCTGCCTGTTTCGTCGATCGCAATCTTACTTCCTCACAAAGCGAAGAAACTAAAAgaacttatatataatttttaaatcatataatCCATGTTACTTAATGCACTTAATAGTTTtagaacaaatgaaaaatactttataataaatcaatttttatataaacaaaaataacgaataaaaaaataaaattggcaAGTCAACGATCATACCGCGTTGTAAAGCACCAGTTCTCGTCCGATCACTGAAGTTAAGCAACGTTGGGCACGGTTAGTACTTGGATGGGTGACCGCTTGGGAACACCGTGTGttgttgacattttttttgttctgcattatactttttttacaATCAGCCGAAACTGCaatcaaatgataataatattatcgtatttaatttatcaGCCTTCTATACTGGATCTATGCTGCCATTTTCACGATCTTACTTTcttacaaagagaaaaaactagGATATAAGAATAGAAGAATTCTATCCTTTATTCCTCTAGCTTCCGTTACAGTGTAAGGCGAAATATAATAGTGTAAGGcgaaatataattctttttattttattgtttatatctgCACATGCAGTGTCCATTACTGTGTACGTTATCGTCCTGGAAATGATCTTAAGTATATggaagatttattattattttaatttttattactattatttttattattaatattattattattattattattattattattattattatttttattattatcatttttttttaatggtattatatggtatttaatattgtgtattgtttgataattattaatactgagAATATGGacgatttatcattattaagatcgtaaaaaaattggatattatattgctttttttcttttattcttttagttcttctttttttaattatttttttatttcttattctttttattttttatttatttatttatttcaatgatattatatatcgtttggTTTTATGTATAGTTTgataattgttgatattgaGCATATGgacgatttattaatattaaggtTTAAGGTTATCAATATTAAGGTGAAAAGGTTAAGTATTATAatgctcttttctttatttatctcgttataattatatataaaattataaattataaataaaataattaataagtaatattattttatttatttttatataataataataattattattattccttcgttatattttatttcagattattggaatcattaaaaaagaatgatcattgatttaatatataaattcgttGACAAATTCGGATGTTACTTTTTGAGtgcaaaatgaaaaagaaagaaaagaaaaaaaaaaaaaaagaaaagaaaagaaaagaaaaaagaaaatagaattaaatgaaaataaaagaatgaatgaaagaaaagaaaattgtacgTTCGATGGAAACAATTgcaatttatcgtttttatttcttctttttttctcttttcttttctcacttttttttcaattttattcaattcaaTATCATTTACAAGTGATGCCTAGCGATGATGATCAAAGGGCAATGATCtatagttatattaaaattagataCTAAGATCGTTCacgtattattgatatattgttACACAGGAGAATgtctaacgaaagaaaagaaaaaaaacaaaaaaaaaaaaaaacgaaaaaaagtaattattttatcatttttgtatttattcatttatttatttattttctcttatctttcataaaattttcatcatttgaaaattttccttaTCACTGgaggaaataatataatgatcaatctcttttactttccttttttgtttctatctttggtaaaaaaatttcgacaggaaaaatatctttacgattgaagtaattaatattttttttttttgttttttcttcataaaattTCATCGTCGAAAGAATATCCTCCTTCATTAACACGAAAAattcctttttgttcttttctttcacaaaATTGTCCATCAAGATCTATCCTTAagtttatcataattaatatttttttgcattttctttttcagaatACCGTCTTTATGCGATCCACTGTATCtatgagaataatataacGCATTtcaaaaagggaagaaaatattGTTGCAAATTTTTGTATGTTACGTTTATGGATTAAAAAATTGCATTTGACTTGAGGAAAATTATTTGTCGCATTATCATTGATCACTTTCGTCGACGTGAGTACGATCTTGagtaatttttgataattataaaaagaaaaaaaaaaaccaatttttttttaaatagaagcTTTTTAAGTAGATTAAGTAgatgtaaatttaattaatatttatagcaACTTATTCGTGTAAGGCATCTTATTGTCGCAGATGCAAAAGTCataagtaatttttattaaacataattCGATATTTTAGACAGTACAAAAGTTGTAgagaatatcgatcgatattttatcgAGTTTTGGCATCTTgaagtttgaaaaattgtGTATTCGGATATGTCATGTTAAAAAATATGCCAACTAGTGAAgtgaaaaattaagaaaacaaaaaaagatttgaaaactgcattataagaaaaaaaaaaaaataaataaataataataaaagcaaaaaggcGTTCCGTTTtgtcttataaaaaatattattattagtttctgtttctttttctttcctttttttttccattaaattcAACAAGTTTATATTGCAGGTCCTGGAAACGTCGATGGCTTATTTTTCAATCCTACGAACGTTTATGTGAACgggaaataaaatgatcaaattctcaattatacaatatatatatatattaaaaaatatatatatatatttttttctttaatatcttatttatattatatttgttatgaagacgtaataattatttaaactgaaaaaaaaagataaaagataaaatatagttTATATCAAGTGAACTGaattgcaaaataaaaaaagaaaaagtaattactTGTtcgattaattgattttatattcatattataaaattatatatatatatattttttttgtttttattttttttccccttttaattcaataagtatatatttaaaaaatatttattatgatatatcgagttattattatattatatcaatcatattaatgtaaatataattatatatttattatataatagtatattaataattaacacgtattatatattagtataattaattaaaaaaaatatttcagaattattcaaattaatcaagattaaaatatcttccctaaactaataattattcgatatatactgtttaatgtttcttttttcctctttgtaGAGAATTtgacataattatatttaaaacttatacgaataaatcgaaaatcTTTGTTACtacaagaaacaaataaaaaagatgaaatttcAGATCAATCTATACTGATCGCAAAACTTACAGTAACATAGACCAGTGACtaccattattaaaaaaaaaaaaaaagtataattgtCTAAACGATCGCAATACTTACGATACTATAAACCGACAACCttcattatcaaaaaaaaataaaaaaaaaataaataaaaaaccgtCTAAACTCCATGCAAAACTTTCATTAGGGTCAACCACACGACCATTACTATACCACTGCACATGCTATACTAATGCTCGCACATAATTTTCCCTACAATGTACATGTCTCTTCGAACGATCATCGAATTCTTACATTTAAAACACGTAATCTTCGTTCAATGAATATTCGAGAAAGGACTTTTCcatctattaaaaaagaaaaaaaaagagagagaccgaAGTTAGACACAAAGTAGGTAAGATAATTGCAATgcaaggaaacaaaaaaaaggaaaagaaaagaagaacgaaacgaaacggtGAAGAATCAAAAAGAAGTTTCGGAaagttttgaaaattaaaaagaaaaaaatatccgaGGTTATTATAAATCATCACCCACCACCCACGAAACTCTCAAACTCTTATTCGTTCCTGCCTTTTACCTCCACTCTCCATAATTTACATCCCCCTCCGCCCAACCAATGCAAAAGTTACACGACCTTCCATTCTCGAATTTATTCTCTAACCTTCGAACATTAGTCGACTGGAATTCGATTGATACGTTGTTGTCTCGTACATCAGATAACAATCGTTCATTaacggaaaaataaataaagaaaaattacgacgaattcgaaagaaaggaTTTGTTAATTTCACGATACTCACGTGTTCCACATCGGGGATGTATCCAGAGGAACGGGTGATCACTCATTCGTTGTCCTaacaagaatttttttttgttaatattttcatatctttgTTACGTTATGCTTGTGTCTCGAGGGAGGTGTTAGATCAAATGTTAACAAGTGattttttgagagagagaaaaaagaaaagaacgaggaAATTGtgaaatacgaataaaaaatcgtTCAACACGACGTTTAGTGATTTTCgtggataattttttttttctttttattaaattatacaaagaAGAACAAcgaaaaattcgattaattaattttttaaattaatcagTGTATGTGTGGGATTGTGAATGTATGTGCGGgcaggtgtgtgtgtgtgtgtgtatgtgtggggGTACCATAGAgctttaaagagaaaaaaattaggaaatatttatgaagCTCTATTACAGAGATAATTGTtaagtaaataaatcataGGGTACAATCATTTAaagaaagatttctcgatCGGTGTTTAGTACTtacttagtttttttttcctttatatgtCGTCCTTGCTAGCAATGGTGAATATGTGTTctaaaattgatattgttttttatccattcttttttgcttatcagttttcttgttcttttttcgatcAAGTAAGATTACAGAAAACTACGTGAGACCGTGTATACGCACGTGTGTTTTTGATTTTGAcaaattcttttcaaaaagtaaatttcttttttaagtaaattataaattatcacgAATGGTTTCTTAATAAGCGAATCAACAAATGAcgtgttgtttttttcttctatccgtattttgaataatatttttacaattttttactaTTCATATGttatagtaaagaaaaataaatttattaattatgaacattttttataaggCGAATCCTAATGCatgacatttttttctgtattttttttcatttatattaaaagatataaatattttatatcgaaaatttatattgaaggatatattaaaattttcataatttttattttgttatacgaaatagtaatgaaagaaataagaagtaaatgaaaaatatgcaagaaaatttaattaatcattatactTCATGGAAGCAAAATAGTTAGTTAATtagataattgaaaaaaactaaaaaatgcATTATAAATGGGAAGATgtgcaaaaataatatttcgatttcgTAGTAATTgactaatttaaaaagaacaaaaggaaacaaaaaaaataatgcaataaaaattcaattaatcaATAACTCTCGAGTAAGCTAAACGATTTAATTAACTTAATTGATtgatcaaaagaaagaaaaaaaaaaaagagaaaacacaagaaacgaaaacataaataaaaagaaataaaagagaagtaaaggatgtaaaaaaaaaacacagaataagaaaaataagaaaatcttCGTTTTAGGAGGTTGACTTTCGCGGTACCAGGAAGGTAATAGATTTGAACAGACGTACGTTAAATTGCGCGGGAATTTGGCCAGAAAGGATTCACGAGccagttttcatttttttctctatttactTGGCCGTACATTGTACAATGGGAGTCGTCTCGATTACCGATAACATGTCGGACATGGAATATATTATCGGTTGCATAGAAGAgaacattttcaattttatgacGCTAATGAAGATATGCATATGCAGAATGAAAAGCAATTCGTTGGCCAAATTTTTAAAGGAGATCAAAGTCGATCTTATTCCAGAAAGATACAAAACCGATGAGGAAAAGATTgcctttttaaattataacaattttagtGTAAAGTTGGTCAAGGTCACTATAGTATCATGCGTAATAGCCGCTACGTTGTATTATCTATCCCTTTTAGCTCCCAACGTTGAAATGggtaaatttttttacaattaattcgaaatcttattgaaatattggattacttttttgttgttcttattatttccttttttatttatttaacgtgtattattcaatttttcttttatgcttaattttttatttatttatttacttatttattctttatcatttcgatcattaatatatttttcaactattttcctttactttttcttattttatttttattcatcattttctttttgtattgtttttatatatatatatatatatatatatatatatatattccatttaaatatatattatttataatataatatagttaataaagatatgtaACGTGTATCCGGAATAAAAGTCATAGAAATTTTAATCatgcaaaataaattttaaatattagatttatttcaaatattacaaaaaaaagaaatatttaataatattatatgttttattaataataactcatttacatatatgcaATAGatcttaaaatatcttttatatgaaaacattgaatatccatatatttttcatgaagaataatgtatataaaatatatagaaaaagaaattgtaaacaAAACTATTTTTCCGTTAAAAgcaattacaaataatattatagaaagttataatcttattatatcgagaaaaatcaaaaattaatttcatagtTATCATCTCTTATTAGTTATAATTAagagattaaattttttcaatacttattgtttaataaaaaaaaaagagtataataaaataaaaataaaatctttttcttataatcgttTTGTTACTTACAGTCGTGGCAAATTCGTCTTATGGATACATATTGCCATACAAAAGTCGTCCGCTGATTGAACCGACTAATCTGACAATCTACATCTGTCTTTGTCtgtatcaatttttaatagtaCTAATTATAATCTTCGGATACGTCGGAACTGATTGTCTATTCATCAGTTTGGTACTCCACGTCAGCGGTCTTTTTTCTGCACTTTCCTGCAAAGTAAAACACGTTTTGGAGAATCCGGAGAATCGTAAACGtcgaataaagaaattaattttgcgACACATACGTCTagtacggtaataataataaataacaacaaccacaacaaaaacagtaataataatattaccaagaatgatgctgatgatgatgataataataataagaacaataataatgaataaaataaataaaagaatgcattaaagaaatttataaaatgaatatatacatatatatatataaatatataaatatacatatatatatatatatatatatatatatatacatatataatatatatttatatatgtatacatatactatgTAGAATGTTTCAGATTAGCTGATTCTTTGGAAAGTTATTTCAACATACTGATATTACAACAATTATTGGGAAGTACCCTTCATCTTTGTCTTCTTGGTTACGACGCGCTCGTTGTAAATTTAACgtctacattttattattgcttatttttagaaaatattttttagaaaatattagattaaattataattatttacagtGTATATCAGCTGGAGAGGAAACAAAGTTAATCGCTTTTGTCATAATCGCAGGTTGTGTTTTAAGCACGCTAATGGCTTATTGCTATATCGGAGAGTGTCTTATTAATGAAGTACGTAAATTATCTCATTCGCACGCAATTTTGTCATTATATGCTAATAATACAATGATATCATTTCACATTTTCGAATaaaacacacaaacacatacacataaatattaattatttattttttataattcatttacattaatttctatttgtttatagctatttatttttttctattattttttatattttaatttcataaatattcatatattcttctttttttgacacattatttattatatttatttattattaccttcTAATTACATTCAtttgatattacttttttagaacaatttttgatatttaaaaatcaatgtatatatatatatatatatatatatatatatatatatatgtatatatttgcacaaatttatattatattatacgtattaaattcatataatttataaattatatatattgtgtcaCAAAAAATTTGACATCACATTTGAGAACTTGTGGAATTCATGACTTCAGGAGGATAtctcgaaataaatttttttctcttttttttctctttttataattctgaTTGACCTGTCATGGTTTTCACTTCTACCCACTACACCTTCCCAGAcgcaaataattgaaaattgttattacatattaataaacgtataaaaatatattttacagagTACGTCCTTTGGTGAATCATTTTATCACTGCAAATGGTACAACATATCGCAAGAGgagattaaattaatacacATTTGTATGGTACGATCGTCAAAACAAATGGAACTGACAGTAGGCAAATTCTTTGCGTTGTCGTTGACTACATTCACAGATGtgagtaaaaattaaattttttttcttttcttcgtttcttctgtccttttttcaacataaatatatgtatatatatttatataatctttcGTATCATCGCTAACATCATACGTTCATACATTCTCATACGTTTTTAGGTTGTGAAGTCATCAATGGCGTATTTATCAGTACTTCGAAcgtttatgtaaaaataacgaaaacaaaaaaatactacagtggaaaggtaaaaaaaaaaaaacaatagagaACTTTAAGTGTTACATTTAAattgaagaaaaggaaaatgcgaaaaagaaaggttatcttatcaaagaaataaaattgattaaataaacgATGTTATGTTTCCTTATTTCAAACATTTAATTTGAGAAGAAATAGCACATTGTTATTGATctaaatcataatattaaaaatactttattataCCTTGTTTACAATCTCGTTATGTCGACTGTGCGTCCGTTCTTGCTATAAAAAACGAACTGAACGTCGtagcgaaaaaaagaataatggaaAGAGCACAGATaacaagaagagagaaaaaaaaaaggaaagaaatacaaaaataattttattatttaaattatattaattattactaagttgtgttaatataaaattgtgaTTGACAATGTCGTGAAATTCTTCTagagcaaaaaaaattaaataaaataagggaaattttaacattatgtATGGAGATATCGGTCGAaggtcattttcttttctgtttccttttttttaatgtaacaaGTCGAAGAAGAATTGATGGCTCAGGAGGATAACATATATCACTATTCCTTCTAATTTGttgctttctttattattttacattttttgttgtattgttttcttgtttaattattttcagatCAAACCATTCGAGATCGTGGGCGTTTATCTACTTCACGAAAGATAAATCGCGATCGATGGTGTATGGCCATTGAGAAAAAGTTACGTTCGATTTCTTTGTTCATAGACCTTCCAGAAAACTCAAATGCTTAAATTGAACATTCATTGtctatcatttattaattattataccttGTTAGAAGCTGTATCCATATAAaacatgtatttattatacattcttACATATGTTACTAATCCTAGTCATAGTAAATGCGTTACTATATGCAAACATTTGTCTGATGGGTCCAAATCACGTGGActgatttatgaaataatgtctGAGACacatttttcctctctctctctctctctctttctctctctcttgctctcgctATCCGTAGATTTTGAAGAGTACGTACGTCATTTAAGAGTCTACGAGgtactataaaaaagaaaagaggaaaaagagaagggaaattTCAGAAATGTCAAAACTGATCGCAAAACATATCCCGTAAAATAACACGGGAgctaacattattaaaaaaataaaataaaataaaataaaaattgcgaaatcgtttaaattaataacaatacttaTCGTAGCATAAATTGATATTGTCCAGTATTATATAGAAACATTTCAAAATTgtgtaatttttcattaaacttTCGACGAATCActattatataacaaaaaaaaaaaaaaatggaaatgtcTTAAAATCGACTGAACTGTTCACACTACATATCGTAATATAAATTGGCGTtcacaattataaaaaaaaatttataatcctCTAAATGGATCGTAAAATTTATCATAGCGATCTACattttaaaacaaaacgaaaatgaaaatacaaaatagtCTAAACTAAACACAAAACTTTCCTTGGCGTGAACCATCAACTACACTGCCTTACCATATCATTGCACACGCTGTACTAATACTTCCACATACTTTTCCCTATAATGCATATGCCTCTTCGAACGATCATAAAATTCTTACTTTTAAAACACGTCTCTTCTTTCGTTAATCGTTCGAAAGAGAACGTTCcatctattaaaaaagaaaaaaaaaagatacagacCGAAGTTAGACACAATGTAGGTAAGATAATTGCAATgcaaggaaacaaaaaaaatggaaaagaaaagaagaacgaaatgaaacgacgtgcaatcaaaaaaaagtttcgaaagtttcgaaaattaaaaagaaaaaaaaatcctaggTCATTATAAACCATCACCCACCACCCACGAAACTGTCGAACACTAATTCGTTCCTGCATTTTACCCTCACTTTTCACAACTTACATCCCCCTCCATCTAACTACTGCAAAACCTACACGACCTTTCATTCTAGAATTTATTCTCTAACCTTCGAACATTAGTCGACTGGAATTCGATTGATACGTTGTTGTCTCGTACATCAGATAACAATCGTTCATTAAcggaagaataaataaagaaaaattacgaagaattcgaaagaaaggaTTTGTTAATTTCACGATACTCACGTGTTCCACATCGGGGATGTATCCAGAGGAACGGGTGATCACTCATTCGTTGTCCTaacaagaatttttttttgttaatattttcatatctttgTTACGTTATGCTTGTGTCTCGAGGGAGGTGTTAGATCAAATGTTAACAAGTGattttttgagagagagaaaaaagaaaagaacgaggaAATTGtgaaatacgaataaaaatcgttCAACACGACGTTTAGTGATTTTCgtggataattatttttttctttttatttaattatacaaagAAGAACAAcgaaaaattcgattaattaattttttaaattaatcagTGTATGTGTGGGATTGTGAATGTATGTGCGGgcaggtgtgtgtgtgtgtgtgtgtgtgtgtgggtacCATAGAgctttaaagagaaaaaaattaggaaatatttatgaagctctattatagagataattgttaagtaaataaatcataGGGTACAATCATTTAaagaaagatttctcgatCGGTGTTTAGTACTtacttagtttttttttcctttatatgtCGTCCTTGCTAGCAATGGTAAATATGTGttctaaaatttatattgttttttatccattcttttttgcttatcagttttcttgttcttttttcgatcAAGTAAGATTACAGAAAACTACATGAGGCCGTGTATAAGCACGTGTGTTTTTGATTTTGAcaaattcttttcaaaaagtaaatttcttttttaagtaaattataaattatcacgAATGGTTTCTTAATAAGCGAATCAACAAATGAcgtgttgtttttttcttctatccgtattttgaataatatttttacaattttttactaTTCATATGttatagtaaagaaaaataaattaatgaattatgaGAATTTTTTATAAGGTGAATCCTAATgcatgacattttttttctgtatttctttcatttatattaaaagatataaatattttatattgaaaatttatattgaaggatgtattaaaatttccataatttttattttgttatacgaaatagtaatgaaagaaaaaagatgtaaatgaaaaatatacaagaaaatttaattaatcattataattcatGGAAGCAAAATAGTTAGTTATTta
Coding sequences within:
- the LOC124432475 gene encoding odorant receptor 13a-like, which codes for MDDLLILRFKVINIKVKRLNSTKVVENIDRYFIEFWHLEGQPHDHYYTTAHAILMLAHNFPYNEVDFRGTRKVIDLNRRTLNCAGIWPERIHEPVFIFFSIYLAVHCTMGVVSITDNMSDMEYIIGCIEENIFNFMTLMKICICRMKSNSLAKFLKEIKVDLIPERYKTDEEKIAFLNYNNFSVKLVKVTIVSCVIAATLYYLSLLAPNVEMVVANSSYGYILPYKSRPLIEPTNLTIYICLCLYQFLIVLIIIFGYVGTDCLFISLVLHVSGLFSALSCKVKHVLENPENRKRRIKKLILRHIRLVRLADSLESYFNILILQQLLGSTLHLCLLGYDALVCISAGEETKLIAFVIIAGCVLSTLMAYCYIGECLINESTSFGESFYHCKWYNISQEEIKLIHICMVRSSKQMELTVGKFFALSLTTFTDVNQTIRDRGRLSTSRKINRDRWCMAIEKKLRSISLFIDLPENSNA